The proteins below come from a single Larimichthys crocea isolate SSNF chromosome II, L_crocea_2.0, whole genome shotgun sequence genomic window:
- the LOC113747648 gene encoding myosin-11-like, whose amino-acid sequence MEKLGAKHFNMDLSANTMKQEASLSEIETLKNELQEMQRKHSSEKQMLVTKLSEAKQELEDLNRELKTEKHLRMQVENEKLEAVEIAETLFQRLEDMQSVSDLKSEKTKQDQLHQEILDLQQMLQTEQTLREEAEAENLKDFEMLEAACTEFDEQLQKESKLREEAEIGKMEAVEIAETLLQRLEDMQSVSDLKSEKTKQDQLHHEILELQQTLQTVQALREEAEAENLKDVEMLAVCTEFDGQLQKESKLREEAEIGKMEAVEIAETLLPRVEELSAKSQTFTHELKKKEGKKKALVGDIMELTRMLDEEMVKALQKRIRWRSSAKMRASCCNRKCFSLRFSSRRRIRASHWGPISQV is encoded by the coding sequence ATGGAAAAACTGGGAGccaaacatttcaacatggacCTCTCAGCTAATACGATGAAACAGGAGGCCAGTCTCTCAGAAATTGAGACACTGAAGAATGAGCTCCAAGAGATGCAAAGAAAGCATTCATCTGAAAAGCAGATGCTTGTTACCAAGCTTTCTGAGGCCAAACAGGAACTGGAAGATCTGAACCGGGAACTCAAGACTGAAAAACACTTGAGGATGCAGGTCGAGAATGAAAAACTGGAGGCTGTGGAGATCGCTGAGACTCTTTTCCAAAGACTGGAAGACATGCAGAGTGTCTCAGACCTCAAATCTGAGAAAACCAAACAGGATCAGCTTCATCAGGAGATCCTGGATCTGCAACAAATGCTCCAGACAGAACAGACCTTGAGGGAGGAGGCAGAAGCTGAAAACCTCAAGGACTTTGAAATGTTGGAAGCTGCTTGTACAGAGTTTGACGAGCAGCTCCAGAAAGAGAGTAAACTAAGAGAAGAAGCGGAGATAGGCAAAATGGAGGCTGTGGAGAtagctgaaactcttctccAAAGACTGGAAGACATGCAGAGTGTCTCAGACCTCAAATCTGAGAAAACCAAACAGGATCAACTTCATCATGAGATCCTGGAGCTGCAACAAACGCTCCAGACAGTACAGGCCTTGAGGGAGGAGGCGGAAGCTGAAAACCTCAAGGATGTTGAGATGTTGGCCGTTTGTACAGAGTTTGACGGACAGCTCCAGAAAGAGAGTAAACTGAGAGAAGAGGCAGAGATAGGCAAAATGGAGGCTGTGGAGATCGCTGAAACTCTTCTCCCAAGAGTGGAAGAGCTTTCAGCCAAAAGCCAAACATTTACCCACGAGCTGAAAAagaaggaagggaagaagaaggcTCTCGTCGGAGACATCATGGAGCTCACTCGGATGCTAGATGAAGAGATGGTTAAGGCTCTCCAGAAGAGGATCAGATGGAGATCCTCGGCCAAGATGAGGGCTTCCTGCTGTAACAGGAAGTGCTTTTCTCTTCGTTTCAGTAGCAGACGGAGGATAAGAGCTTCACACTGGGGACCAATCAGCCAGGTTTAA